In the Channa argus isolate prfri chromosome 6, Channa argus male v1.0, whole genome shotgun sequence genome, TCAGTGCAAGCAAATATTGCATTACACAAATCAGTTTGTTTAATGTAGTGTTCAACAGTGAGGTACCACATAATTCCAAAGTAGGACTTTTTTGTTCTAAGAATACAATAGTATTTTATAAAGTTGCGTTtatgattaaaatgtcaaaatagaTGCATGGACACACTACtcatattcacttttttaagGTTAGATTAACCTGCTCAGTGGCCCAGAGGAATTAAGTTAGCCAATCATTAGGTCTCGAGCTTCCGGGTTCTTGGGGCAAAGGGTCAAACATGACTAGAGAAAATTACTATCTTTGTTTACCgcagattattttgtttattggaGTGAATGTACAATGTTTCTTTGagaaaaatgtgaacagtgttttgtctctgtgttgtaaGTTCATTGAGGAAGAGGAAGTTGACATCTATTAGACTCTTATTATCTTAGGAAGAAATAGCAAGGTATTTGAGGGCTGCTTACTTCTGTCCAGCAGGGGACACCAAACTGctcatgaaattaaaaaaagagcagcagctgTGATTCTCTTTCAAAATGGATCACTTACATTCCAGTTCCATTAATTATGGAAAGTATGTTTAATGTGTAAGTAATATTACTTACAGATCATAGTTTTGAGGTGATTGCACTTTTCTTTATTACTTACACTTGCCGAAAAAAATGCTACTTTATACTTCTACTCCAGCACCATTCAGAGGGAAATAGTCGTTTTACCTAACTACATTTTTCTGATAGCTGGACATAGTATTTACTTTTAACAGTTATAAAATACTTTACTATAAATTCTACAGTCATAATTgcatattttgatttttttctctgccatTAATCATGTCACAGATTTAGCTTGTGACTCTCGGAGGGTCATGACCCTTAggttagaaacaaaaatgtttaatagcaAGATTCTTAAAATGActgaataaaagttttttttcctcaattgAATTATCATTAGCATTTTTGTGTTCTCTGCTCTGACTCTTTCAATATTATTTACTGCTAGTTAGTATTTTTTTAGATGGTGTTTAATTGTAGCTATATTGTAGCTATATTCTTCAGACAGCATGACTTTCTATCTATGTCTCCCTCTACTGGTTGTGCTCCAGCAGCCTCACCTGGTATTATCAGAGAAAGCCAGACACTCTGttactttattgttttaaacaaacattacacacaaatCAGAGAAGAGGGTATTTGTGGTTACTATTGTTTTCCCCTACAGCAACTGCATCATAATATTAATTTTCCTTCTGGGTAATCACAGTATTCATACAtaagtcagtgctattgtttgAATTTTCCTTGGTTTATAATTTTCGACAGACAGCTTGTACCTGACAATTGACTCTGGCACTAATTTTGAAAGGGAACCATATAAATATGGAGTGCCAGGGCCCACCAGTGTGGAGCCTCAATCCTCTGTTTTCAGCTGCTTCTAGCCACAGTCAGGATAATGTCTGTTGTCAGTCTCCACAGGTCAGAATAAATCTGTGAGTAGATactgaaaaatgttgaaatgttgagAAGATTAGGgacaaaaatgagaaatatgTTGGACATTTAGTTTCCTGGTAGGATATAAGATTGAGCCCTGTatattgtaaacaaaatgttGGCAACCCCCAAAAACCCTAGGTATATATTTGTCTTTTGCTGTGTGATTTAGATTGTGGATGAGGCCCTTAACCCCTCAGGTTCCTTCAACAATTTCCTTAACATCCAGTCAGTTATACTCACAGGTATTACTGATATGACCAGGTCTGTGCAGGGGATGATGAACTACCACCTGTCCTGCCAttaccaacacagacacacaacacagacacacaacacagacactaTGGCTTGAAAATTTAAGAAGCTATTTCACTAAAGTGATCCTTTTTCTTACTCTTGTCAATGACTCTAACTATGTCTATTTTTTAGTGGTGCTTTCCACCAGTCCGGGGCTATGAAAAGGTTTATGTGGGGCAAGTCTGTTAATCTCACAGGAAAGTAAGTaaaactcatttgtactgaaggCTCATTGTGAACTTGtttatcaaaaaacaaatattgaaataaCGGTTGGCGGACTGTATTGTCATGGCAAACAGTAAGTTGTTGGCCCAGCGTcctgttttcagtttcagtgtaCTGCTTGGTGAATGCTTTGGTCCTCCCACTCCTCACAAGATGCCTCACAATGAGAAGCACAACTCCAATTATGGAACTTTGATTGTTAgtatactgtagctttactCATGGGGAAAAAGTAAGACTTTCATCTGACTCCAATATACTCTATCACACCCTACCCTTTTTACATGCTAGGTCCTTCCAAGGTCGGCCAATTTGATTTTGAGGCCTTCTGCTTTGATCAGCACCGTGGCCAAACAAACTCCAACATCTGTCCGCTTAGCATACGGAGACTCTCTCAGCCCAATTTTTAAGATCTGTTATCCAGTAGTTgagaaataatgtaataaaggaCAAATAATGTGCTCTTTCTGCATCATACGATGCtatatttaacttttacaggAACCCACTGACAACATTTCTAGGGCAAGCATTGGAATAATTGTATACATTagttgattaaaaatgaaaatagaaaatttAAGTCACATTCAAATTTACCTAAAAATACTTCAAAAACCTGAAGCCAAGTTGCTACAAATAACAGAGCAATTTAGAGGTAACAtgatatttgtgcattttatgtATCTAATACATAGATGACAGTCAGAAGTGGACATTAAATGTGGGGAGAGCAATGGGGACACTTTGATTCTTAGTTTGCATATTCAACCCTCAGGTTATTGGGCCCCAGCAGTTTTTCAGtactgaacaaaacaaataaatttaacagtatttcttAAAATTCTATATAGAAAAccctttgttttatattatatgaCATAGATAAACTGTTATTTGTCAGGCCTTTAATTGCTCAATAAAAGATCTTTGACTCCTTTTGGTCAACAAAGCAGTGAATCTGTCAGAGTTTCAGTTAGACGTCTTAACACTGCTTAAGAAATTTAGACCCATTCAAAAgatgtactttgtgtttattccATCAGTGAGTGTACTTTGATAAGTTAAGGAACACAATATATTATTTGGAAGATTTTTGAACAATCCAAATGTAAACTCCATTAAACGTCTCCCGTGTACATCAGGTTGTGATGTGGCATCAAGAAAAGATGCTGAGATACTTTCAGATCGTCTAATTCTGTTCTGAATGCATTTGAATGCAGGGGTttcaaatgaacatttaaacCTGAACTacgtataaaaaaaacacaaattaattatGCAAGCATTGCTTGTGTAAATCATTAAATAATGTGaactttttattaaagtaaagttTTCTTTGATAATGTTAGTGAATTTACCTACAGTTTCTTTTCtacacatttaaagtttttgatATCTTGTAGAGAATCTAAGTTACACTGCTTAAAGCCTTTTGTTTATGAGCAAATTCAAATATGTAATAGATCTTTTCAACACATTCAAATAAGGTAGGCACCACACTCGGTGGTAGATGTACACAATttcaaatgtacagtagcaGTCAGCATGTATTATCAATAACTTTACTTCACAAGGAGCATCTTTTACATGGCACAGAAAATATGCTATTCTGACAATTAgatacatatttacatacagaGCAAAACACATCAATcagtccaacacacacacattcataaataTTCACATGCTTACTAGAAGTGGAATGAATCACCTTAATGGGACCATAGtggtttttaattatgttttatagtCTCTGTCACTGCACAGAATGCAGTATGTCCTGGATCAGAGCAGAGAGTTTAACTGAGAAGTCCAAAGGTAAAGAGCTACCTGTCTGTATGGATGTGGGGaaagaggacagagacaggTTGGAGGCTCTCTGGTCTTTCAGCTCCTCTTCCAGCCCCCTGAACAATCCCTCCACTCGGGTCTGAAACACATGGCTCTGCAGGGCTGCACTTTGGCAGAACTGCTCCACTCTGGTTGTCAACTCCGCTCTGAGAGGCTGTGCAGTTTCTGGCAGAGCAGCAAGTCCTTCTTTAAGAGCTCCCACCCTGTTTTGTGCCTCCATCTTAAGTGAACTCACTTCCTGTCCCAAACGAGTCCTTATTTCCTGCCAGAACTCAGACTTGGCTGACTCTTCCTCACTCTCActgatttctttcatttgttcaaTCAATCTGTCAGTTTTAGAATGGAAGTCGCTGATGATGTCGGCCAGCTTGGAGCTACTATGCTCCAGAGTTTGGCTCATCAAGTGGAAGGCTTCCTGGTAGAGAGCTGGAGTGGGCTCTGACTGGGCCTCAGCTGTTTCCAGTGCCTGCAGATAAAGGCCCAGCTGGCCACATAAATCTTGGGTATTGCTGCTGAGGGAGCTCTGGAGCTGCTGGGTGAGGGGAACCAGACGTTCTCTCATGCTGGCCACGGTGGAGCTGAGATGGGCCGGAGATGGGGACAACCTCTCCCGTAACTCGGCCAGCTCTTGGCGCAGGCTGGTACGCAGCCGCTCTGACTCCACGTTGAGCTTGTGTCGCATCTCCTCTGCCATGGGGTTTTTGTTGTCATCATTTTCTAGGCTGTAAATATCACTGCTGTCCATGTGACTCTTGTAGATCTtactgcacaaagacacacagaggcaTGAAGTATGAAGTGTTTTAACAATTCAAACATTGTATGTAAGCACATTTTTTTCAGGCTTCTCATTGATAGTCCACTTACTTCACATCTTTTGGGAGTTCTGTTTTGTCATGAGCCTGATTGACCTTTGGATTAATCCAAGTTGCCTCCCTAATGTTACGGGGGAGTGGGATTGCTAAATACAAAGAAATCATGCATGATTAAGCAAGTCACTTAAAAGTAAAGAAGGAACAGGAATAACACTTGAGGACTAATGTTTACCTGAAGTTGTCAAAAATGACAAGGTGAACATCATAACTTTTAGATGCATGTTTTTCTTGCTGTGGAGGGAtgaatgagaaacaaacaaCTCAACACTGAATATTTCTATGAATTACCAGTGATAAATTTACATAATACCTGTTCAATCtaagacataaaatgaaaagatcAATATGTAAAAGAGTAGCTGGTCTTTACCTGAGGATCAGGGGTCTGCATAATGACTTCTCCTCCCATCTGACTTATAAAGGTCCTTGTTATCAGAGTGGCTGCCCAAATTCTGCTGTGTCAACACTCAACACGTGGAGGGTCACAATGACGATGGAACACatcatgcacataaacacagaacTACGCACACACATAGACACCTACACAGAGTGAGCGggtctatgtgtgtgtaatagTGCCCGCTGATAAAACTTTACAACATTCTTGCAGCATTGATTTAGGAAATGATGTCATGTGAATAAGGAGCATCCGCCCAAATGgtgtgataaaataataaaggtgctgtaatgaaaagaaatacTGTTATTCACACGTTTGTAGTGAAAAGGTAGGAGAAAGCAGAAGTTTAATAAAGCAATGTAAAAAGGTTCAGCAAGTTAAACTTTTCATATCCACAGTCAGATAAGAAATTTGACTGGATTTCAGGCATTTTACGTCAAAGGCCAGCTTTTCGAGGAACCCGAATCAAATGAAGATTCAGGATGGAGTCGCTTGTTTGTTCtggcattttaaacattatgcaATATTTGAAGaagggcttttgttttttgaaagttTATTTTCAACAAATTGTGTAAGAATTCAGTGTATCTAGGTTTTGGACCAGCTCACAGAGCCTTGATTATAATGGGTTGTTTTGGATGCTTGACAATCAACAGTTTACACATCAGTGTTGGTGCTGTTCATCAGGATGGAACAGCTCAAACAGTTTGAGTAAACACTGTTGATTATGCTgtaatttttccttttacaaAACAAGGAATAACTGAAAGTTGAAAGGACCACTTTAGGCACCTAACTATGTGGCCGTGCTAATGTCAACATGAGGTTTTTTGTGTTTAGCGTTACATTATTGCACATAACATGCCGTTATATTTCCGATAATCTCTTGTCTATGATTTTGTTAAGTTGATATGCATTTGAATAGGGGATGTGGAACTTTTCTCCACTAGAATCATAGATATGTGGGTGAAAGTTGAATCCTGCTCAGTTAGGTAAGTTATGAGTCATGATTGGAGGATCATAGTCCATCGTTGCTGCAGCAATGAAATAAGTAGGTTATTGCAGTTATCTAAAGTCCAGCATGTATTTAGTACAATGTAGTGCACAGTGAGTAAGACTTCTATGACTGTACATAAAACAGCCCTATTTGCATTCTGCACTAATGTAAACCCTCTGTAGGGATGTTTTCTCTTACAGATAAAAATTACGTTTGTTGATGAAAATGATTTGGCAGTTACTAGCCACACTGTGTGACCATAGTCTTATTTTGCtttcaacaataacaaaacaacaaggtTGCAGCTGTGTTACATTAAGCCTGGTTCTATATGTGAACCGCTATTTGAGCTTTTTATGTGAATAGGAAAGTGGTGCAGCAGTTGCTGTGATGCGTGAAGTGCTCAGGAGACTTCTCTGAAGCAAGGCTGTGTTCATGTGCATTGTGAGCCAAATCATTAATCAGTTTCACGGTAGGACTGAGAAGAACAAATGCAGTAATATGATCCAGCAGGTAGCCGCACTCTCCGTTTCCCCTGCTGCTTTCCACCAGCAACCAGTCTCTCCACTGTCACTGTCACCAAACCCCACAAGCATTATAAATCATTCAGTAAGTCATTGAAAGTTTTGCAGACTAACTAGCCTGCGCTGCCTCGCAGCTTTTCTGGAATAGTCTGGAATAGAGCTGAATCTCTTGCACCCTTCAGCAAATGCACAGTCATGCtaaatgcacacaaatgtttCAGGAGTCTGTGGTGTCTGTCCGCATCTGTCCTGCTAACTCTGACTCGTGGAAAGTTCGATCAATATGATCAGGAGAAGCTCGTCTGCCAGCCAGGTAGGCCACCATGCCTGCATTTGACAAAAGAATGAACTGGTATTGATTCATGCCAAAAGATCTATGTTGCATCATGtgcttgttttgcattttttagaTATATCTGATtccaccactgtgtgtgtgcagttattGCAAAACCTTTTGTTGTGCTGCACACTACAAAACTGTAACTTTAACATTtctgataaataaaaagattaaacaggaaacataaaaataaaaatactgtataaccTGCACTTTAGAACATGTTAATGTCTCTATTAGGTTTCTACTGCCCAGAGGGGAGCTCCACTCCAGTCCCCTGTCCTAAGGGAACCTATGGTCTAACTGCTGAAGGTGTATCCATTGACAGTTGTCTTAAGTGTCCTCCTCACCACTACTGTCCTCGACCAGGCTTGTCTGCTTTCATGCCATGTGGCCCTGAGGCTGAGCAGCCTCAGTCTGGCCAGGACACCTGCATCTGCCCAAGAGAGGGGCAGAGTTTTCAGGTGAGAAAGTGTTTTCACATATTAGTCAGACTAACCTCCAAATGTTTTGAGTACATGGCCATGCAATCCTCATTTTCATATTGATGCCACCAGCTTCTCCTGTATTCACAGGACAGATATTTAGAATTTTACAGAGGAAAAACTTTTTCAAGTCTCAGTTTTCTCACCCTAAGGTCCTCTGATACAGGGTGCGCATTAATAAAGTCATGAGAGTAGCTTCCTCACTGTCTCAGAAACTTTAGACTGCACAATCTGTAGCTCCAAGCTGAGGGAGTTTTAGCTCAAGTTCCCTTGCAGCAAGGTCTCATTTCCTGGTTTCAGCACCCTGAGCTTTTCACTCATCGGCTCCAAATAAGAAGAATGAGATTTAACTCCAACTCCTTTATTGGTATTGGTGTGAGAACTAATGTTGATagaattaataaatgaataaaataaatggagaaaagtgACAACAGACAAATGATCCATAAATACAAGACTGCACACAGGAATCAcgggaaggaagaaaaaacacaatcaataaacatgaaaaacctGAAGAAATCTATGggtgaaggaaaaacaaaggaatTGCTGCgataaaaaacagataaaagaatCAATAAAGGAAGGAATAAAGATAAACAGATTaaggaggacagacagacagacagacagacgggcGGATACAGTATGGTTTACATCTGTGGCCTTTAGAGGTGATGAATGAGTAACCCCATTGCTTTTTCTGCAGGCCAGTGATGGGCGGTGCCCCTGCACCATTGGCTACCAACCTATCAACAATGGTGATGCATGTGTACACAAACTCTACGATGTCTGCAGAGATGGAAAAATACGCACGCAGTATGGAGATTGTCTGGACAGACTTCAGTGGTCACTTCACTGCAAGCAGCAGGTTTGACCTCGTGtcatcacatcacacacagatgtacacacacttAAAGTAGAGCGAAGGTAACTGACATATATTTTACTCAAAACAACAACTCACAGGAAGCTcattctgaaaatgtgtttgaatggTGCTAGAGGATTTTGAAAGAGAGCTCAGCTGTAAACTGATTTGTTTGCACTGACAAAACATACTCTATAATCATAGACAAGGCCAATGAGTACAACCTGAACTGACCTTTTCTCCATGAACCTGAGAATAGTTTATTCAATACAAGGTTGTATTAGTTCCAGTTAATTTTTAACCATAAGCTGCTCCGTGTGAGTGTTTGGTGGTCTTTGGTACAAATGAACCTTCACCTAGATACACACTAAGGAATTCTAACaatattttagatgttttccaacaaaaatataaatatattttcagacaaaattgggtcaatgcagaaaaaaaaaacattgtgcattgattctttctctgcaggtgTGTCAATCTGCAGAAGAGTACCAGAGTTTTGATGGAGAACTGGgtctgtgcatgtgcaaagAGCCTCCTGGAAGAGCTGCATGTGGAGGCCTGTGCAGGAGCAAGCCAGCTACTGAGCTAAAGCTCCAGTGCCAGTCCAATGGAAACATAAAACTAGTCTGGAGTGAAGACGATCAGGTGCGCAAATCAAACACCGTGTGAACACAGGCACACAGAGCAAAATAATCATGAGCAAAACCTTTCTGGTATAGCAAGTCAAATAAAAGGAGAGAAGTGTTTCTCTCTTACCCGATCCATCCAAAAACGTCCAATGAAAACGAAAATTCTACAGTTCAATGACATTCCACCAACGGTGAAAGTTGGAGTGTTGTAGTGACCTATTAATGTTGCCGTGTACAGGTGTCAGACCTCTTAGACAGCATGTTGAACACAGTCTTTAAACAACGCGACTCCCAGGGGACTCTACTGTGCAACAGCCATCTCAACTCTTCACGCCCCGTCTACATTGTTCAGACAACAGGTGCAGACATGCAGACGTGCATACAGACACATACTGGCTTTTTATCCTGGCCTTGATTTCTATGTGacttctccccctctctccctgtcatttcttccttttccaTTCTGTCTCTCTGATTGCAGAGGTGGGCTTCCTCGGCCTCCTCAGTGGCCTCCCAAAGGAACTTCAGCAATTGTTTCCTGTCACCTCGCAGCTGGACTCTGAGAGCTCAGCTGGTTTGTCATAATAAAGCAGTG is a window encoding:
- the zgc:162608 gene encoding apolipoprotein A-IV, with product MHLKVMMFTLSFLTTSAIPLPRNIREATWINPKVNQAHDKTELPKDVNKIYKSHMDSSDIYSLENDDNKNPMAEEMRHKLNVESERLRTSLRQELAELRERLSPSPAHLSSTVASMRERLVPLTQQLQSSLSSNTQDLCGQLGLYLQALETAEAQSEPTPALYQEAFHLMSQTLEHSSSKLADIISDFHSKTDRLIEQMKEISESEEESAKSEFWQEIRTRLGQEVSSLKMEAQNRVGALKEGLAALPETAQPLRAELTTRVEQFCQSAALQSHVFQTRVEGLFRGLEEELKDQRASNLSLSSFPTSIQTGSSLPLDFSVKLSALIQDILHSVQ